One Verrucomicrobiota bacterium DNA segment encodes these proteins:
- a CDS encoding bifunctional oligoribonuclease/PAP phosphatase NrnA: MKARPKIIDRILGEIEQHRSFCIVGHLRPDGDCIGSELALTLALREQGKEVTCWNEDAVPQKLHFLDPDKILHKPKCNGAFDCVIALDCATLERLGSATEGIKNRKVLINIDHHASNSRYGDINWVSPREPSTGELIFRLLKEARWPITNRIADCLFTAISTDTGSFQYPSTRPSTYHVAAELVKKGADLSKVCREVYQSFSLSRVRLLRHVYNKFHLTHHDQIAYLWLKKADFARTGANREDCEGLIDHIRDIEPVVVAVLLEELEPELTRLSFRSKSAHVNVNLVAGQFGGGGHPAAAGARIPGRPLSVQRRVIAAVKKALDQAK, encoded by the coding sequence ATGAAGGCGCGCCCGAAAATCATTGATCGCATTCTGGGCGAAATTGAGCAGCATCGCTCGTTTTGCATTGTCGGCCACCTGCGCCCCGATGGGGATTGCATCGGTTCCGAACTGGCCCTGACCCTGGCGTTGCGCGAGCAAGGCAAAGAGGTGACGTGCTGGAATGAGGACGCGGTGCCCCAGAAACTGCATTTTTTGGACCCTGATAAAATTCTGCACAAGCCGAAATGCAACGGTGCGTTTGATTGCGTCATCGCGCTCGACTGTGCCACGCTCGAACGTTTGGGTTCCGCAACCGAGGGGATCAAAAATCGCAAGGTTTTGATCAATATTGATCATCATGCCAGTAATTCACGCTACGGCGACATCAATTGGGTTTCACCGCGCGAGCCATCCACGGGCGAGTTGATCTTCCGCCTGCTTAAGGAAGCCCGCTGGCCCATTACCAACCGGATTGCGGATTGCCTGTTCACCGCCATCTCGACCGATACCGGTTCGTTCCAATATCCCAGCACGCGTCCCTCCACCTATCACGTCGCGGCTGAATTGGTGAAAAAAGGAGCGGACCTTTCCAAGGTCTGCCGCGAAGTGTACCAGTCTTTCTCACTCTCCAGGGTTCGCCTGCTGCGTCACGTCTATAACAAATTCCACCTGACGCATCATGACCAGATTGCCTATCTCTGGCTGAAGAAAGCCGATTTCGCGCGCACCGGAGCGAATCGCGAGGATTGCGAAGGTTTGATTGATCATATCCGGGATATTGAACCAGTCGTCGTCGCCGTTTTGCTGGAGGAACTGGAGCCGGAATTAACCCGCCTGAGTTTCCGTTCCAAAAGCGCGCACGTGAATGTGAATTTGGTGGCGGGCCAGTTTGGCGGCGGCGGACACCCGGCAGCAGCCGGAGCCCGTATTCCCGGCCGCCCGTTATCCGTGCAGCGGCGGGTCATTGCAGCCGTAAAGAAAGCCCTCGACCAAGCGAAATAA
- the rbfA gene encoding 30S ribosome-binding factor RbfA, which produces MSLRLERVRELLKREVGEIIRRELPVAEAGLISVNEAHVAADLQHATIYVSILGGADQLKRGTALLQERRWLIQSQLGRSLTMKYTPQLRFVVDDSIARGNRVLQILDELDKPQPPNEGAPENH; this is translated from the coding sequence ATGTCACTGCGCCTCGAACGCGTGCGCGAATTATTGAAGCGCGAGGTCGGCGAAATTATTCGCCGCGAACTGCCGGTGGCCGAAGCCGGCCTCATTTCCGTCAATGAAGCGCATGTTGCCGCCGACCTGCAGCACGCCACGATCTACGTCAGCATTCTGGGCGGTGCCGACCAATTGAAGCGCGGCACTGCCCTGCTTCAGGAACGGCGTTGGCTGATCCAATCCCAACTCGGCCGGTCGCTCACCATGAAATACACACCCCAATTACGTTTTGTGGTGGACGATTCCATCGCCCGGGGTAACCGGGTATTGCAAATCCTGGACGAACTCGACAAACCCCAGCCCCCAAATGAAGGCGCGCCCGAAAATCATTGA